One Rhododendron vialii isolate Sample 1 chromosome 2a, ASM3025357v1 genomic region harbors:
- the LOC131316895 gene encoding uncharacterized protein LOC131316895 produces the protein MGKNQQYKAMQRARLGASSTGHDDVEDGMVDGSFHSPEWHAARLASLNTSHTVTWEEYKKKQKEDEMRKGELEADKDKMMREYRAQLDAERAIKLSKGRNHSSSKSSRKKDKEKDMKKRSSKKKKRSRRSSDSSSASSSDESSSSEDEERESRKSKSRSKKRKKERKHRSRSKHSGSDDDETGGGPLPLSRFFGNLKS, from the exons ATGGGGAAAAATCAACAATACAAAGCTATGCAGAGAGCGCGGTTGGGTGCCAGCTCAACCGGCCACGATGACGTTGAGGACGGCATG GTGGATGGTTCTTTTCATTCACCAGAGTGGCATGCTGCTCGTTTGGCCAGCCTCAACACTTCTCACACAGTTACCTGGGAGGAGTACAAAAAGAAGCAAAAG gAGGATGAAATGAGGAAAGGTGAGTTAGAAGCagataaagataaaatgatGAGGGAGTACAGGGCTCAGCTAGATGCTGAAAGGGCTATCAAGCTTTCCAAAGGACGGAATCACTCGAGCAGTAAATCTAGTCGCAAaaagg ATAAGGAGAAGGATATGAAAAAACGCagcagcaaaaagaaaaag CGTTCGAGGCGATCGTCTGACTCTAGCTCTGCTAGTTCCTCCGACGAATCCTCGAGCAGTGAGGATGAGGAGAGAGAATCAAGAAAATCGAAATCAAGGtccaagaaaaggaagaaggaaaggaaacaCAGGTCAAGATCCAAGCACTCTGGGAGTGATGATGATGAGACTGGTGGAGGACCTTTGCCACTTTCGAGATTCTTCGGCAACTTGAAGAGCTGA
- the LOC131316896 gene encoding sm-like protein LSM36B, with amino-acid sequence MSGAAEKGSTGTTKTPADFLKSIRGRPVVVKLNSGVDYRGILACLDGYMNIAMEQTEEYVNGQLKNKYGDAFIRGNNVLYISTAKRTLGDGA; translated from the exons ATGAGCGGAGCGGCAGAGAAAGGGTCGACCGGAACCACGAAAACCCCGGCCGACTTTCTCAAATCGATTCGCGGGCGGCCTGTCGTGGTCAAGCTGAATTCCGGTGTCGATTATCGAG GTATTCTAGCCTGTCTGGATGGATATATGAACATAGCTATGGAGCAAACAGAAGAATATGTCAATGGGCAGCTGAAAAACAAATACGGTGATGCTTTTATTCGGGGAAATAATG TGCTCTACATAAGTACAGCAAAGAGGACGTTGGGAGATGGAGCTTAG